Proteins found in one Nostoc sphaeroides genomic segment:
- a CDS encoding plasmid partition protein ParG, producing MKLLAPDCGTVRKRFVCVGMAKGQEAVRVYMSPEKKRAFKAACAAKGLEMSEVANNLIDEWLKENAVSSVQQTQAG from the coding sequence ATGAAGCTTTTAGCTCCTGATTGTGGCACAGTTAGGAAAAGGTTCGTTTGTGTTGGCATGGCTAAAGGTCAAGAAGCTGTACGGGTATATATGTCCCCTGAAAAAAAGAGGGCTTTTAAGGCAGCTTGCGCTGCTAAAGGGTTGGAAATGTCTGAAGTGGCAAACAATTTGATAGATGAATGGCTTAAAGAAAACGCAGTATCGAGTGTCCAGCAAACTCAGGCTGGATAA